The Williamwhitmania sp. genomic sequence ATATTTCCATGCTTTCGCATGGAAATTCGCAAAAAAAGGCAATTGCATGAATTGCCTTTTTTATTTCTTATTTACGCAGATTTAAAGCCTTAACAATCGCGCGATATCTCTCGATCTCGGTATCCTTTAGATAATCCAAAAGTCTGCGGCGCTTTCCAACCAACTTCAACAACGAACGTTGAGTTGCATAATCCTTACGATGCACCTTTAAATGCTCGGTAAGATGATTAATTCTGGTTGTAAAAAGAGCGACTTGGCTTTCAGAGGAACCGGTATCGGTAGAAGACGTACCGAAAGTCTTAAAAATGTCTTGCTTCTGTTCAGCAGTAAGATAATTCATAACTTTTCAACTATTAAATTTCCCGCTTAAAGTTGGGCAAAGGTAGCAGATTTTTTTCATTAATAACCAAATGTTCCAAAATAAATACTTCATTTTAGCCCATCAAACAGCTAAAACTCCTTAGCCATCTGCCTTTTAACAAACAGCAAGCCTTCGTTAGTATCCATTGGCTTAAACCCAAAAACTTGCCTTGCTTTGGCAATCGAAAATCCAGTATTTAGCGGTCGTGCTGCCTTCTCCTCTAGCTCAGCTGTGCTCACAGGAATGAGCAGGCCTTCATCGAGCCCAAAAATGGTTGCAACTCTTCGCCCAAACTCATAGTTGGTAAGCCCCTCCTCACCCGATATGTGGAAAAGTCCTTCGATGCGGTTGGTGCCTATAACCAAAATGGCCTTGGCTAGGTCTTCAACGAGAGTTGGCGTTCGGAACTGGTCGTTGGGAACGCGGTACTCCTTCTTATTCTCCAGTGCCTGCTGTACACGAAGAATAAAGTTCAACCTTGTAAGGGATGCTAAGTAGCCATATACTGACACTGTTCTCACAATGGCATACGAGCTAGCATAGGCACTCACCACCCTCTCACTCTCTAGCTTGGTGAAGCCGTAGTAGTTCACCGGATCTGGCACATCGTCCTCGGTGAGGAATGGCTTGCATCCGTTGAACACAAAATCGGTGGAAAGGTGCACCAAATGGGCATCGTAGAGGGTAGCTAGCTCGGCAGTGGTTGCTGCTCCCTGAACGTTAATTCGCAAGGCGAGGTCCTTATTCTGTTCACAGGCATCGGGGCTCGCAATGGCGGCGGTATTTATTACCACATCGGGTTGTACCTCATCAAACACCTTAGCCAGTGATGGCTTATCGGTAATGTCTGCACGGTAGAATGGCACCGGCAACGAGGATAACCGGTTGTTGCCCAGCGAGCACAAAAACAGATTATTGTCTGGAAAGCTAGCAATCTGGGCCAGCGCAACTTTTTGGCCAACAAAGCTGTTGCTGCCAACAATTAATATCTTCACAAGAGCAGGTATTGAACCGCTGCTAAG encodes the following:
- the rpsO gene encoding 30S ribosomal protein S15, whose translation is MNYLTAEQKQDIFKTFGTSSTDTGSSESQVALFTTRINHLTEHLKVHRKDYATQRSLLKLVGKRRRLLDYLKDTEIERYRAIVKALNLRK
- a CDS encoding SDR family oxidoreductase gives rise to the protein MKILIVGSNSFVGQKVALAQIASFPDNNLFLCSLGNNRLSSLPVPFYRADITDKPSLAKVFDEVQPDVVINTAAIASPDACEQNKDLALRINVQGAATTAELATLYDAHLVHLSTDFVFNGCKPFLTEDDVPDPVNYYGFTKLESERVVSAYASSYAIVRTVSVYGYLASLTRLNFILRVQQALENKKEYRVPNDQFRTPTLVEDLAKAILVIGTNRIEGLFHISGEEGLTNYEFGRRVATIFGLDEGLLIPVSTAELEEKAARPLNTGFSIAKARQVFGFKPMDTNEGLLFVKRQMAKEF